Within Pelistega ratti, the genomic segment AATATGCATGTGCTTTATCACGGATACAACCATTTTGGCGATCTACGTCTAAGGTTTTATAAAAGCGATTCTGGCTAAAGGCGGTTTGTGTTGGAATACCACCGGGTGAGGCTCGATAAAACTGAAGTATTTCATCAGATGGTTGATCCCCTTTAACATCCCAGTGTTCAATCGCATTCCCCAATGTACCACTATGGATATTATTAACATTTGTATGAATTAAACCTGCACGATTTAATTCTGCAAGAATACCAAGAATACCACCTGCCCGGTGAACATCTTCAATATGATATTGATTAGTTGCTGGTGCGACTTTACATAAGCAAGGAACACGACGAGAAATCGCATCAATATCTTTCATTGTAAAATCCACACCCGCCTCTTGTGCTGCTGCTAATAAGTGTAGAACCGTATTGGTTGATCCCCCCATAGCGACATCAAGCACCATCGCATTTTCAAACGCTGATTTTGTCGCTATTGAACGAGGAAGAACACTCGCATCATCTTGCTCATAATATCGTTTAGTAATATCAACAATCAGACGACCTGCCTGCTCAAACAATCCCTTACGACTTGCATGAGTCGCTACAACTGTACCATTACCTGGCAGAGATAAACCTAATGCTTCCGTTAGGCAATTCATAGAATTAGCTGTAAACATACCTGAACAAGAACCACAGGTTGGACAAGCACTGCGTTCTACAGTATCTGTTTCTTCATCAGTCACATTAGGATCGGCTGCCATAATCATGGCATCAACAAGGTCTAACTTAATCACATGTTCCGAATCTGGTGCTTGTACTTTACCTGCTTCCATAGGACCACCCGATACAAAAATAGTAGGAATATTGAGACGGAACGCCGCCATCAACATACCGGGGGTAATTTTGTCACAGTTAGAAATACAGACCATAGCATCAGCACAGTGCGCATTTACCATATACTCTACTGAGTCAGCAATAAGATCGCGTGAAGGTAAAGAATAAAGCATACCACTATGCCCCATCGCAATACCATCATCAATAGCAATGGTATTAAATTCTTTGGCTAAACCACCTGCTTGTTCAATTTGACGAGCAACTAATTGCCCCATATCTTTTAAATGAACATGACCCGGCACAAATTGCGTAAAAGAATTTACTACCGCAATAATGGGTTTTCCAAAATCATCATCTTTTACACCAGTGGCTCGCCATAAAGCACGAGCACCAGCCATATTACGACCATGTGTAGAGGTTTTTGAACGATAAGCAGGCATACAAATGACTTCCCTAAGAACAGATAAGTAAAATTAGTTTTTATCTAAAATAATAAACTTCTTTATTCAGATATAAAGAGTGTTTTTGATTGTACCATAGCAAAAATACTTTGTAATCTTACTCATTTTTATAAAGATCAGCCTACTTATTCCTCCTCTCTATATTAAGGGCTATTTTTAATAAGTATTTTTACCATTACTTTTTATCACTATCGTATCTATACAAATGAAATTTGAATATCTTCATTGAGTACATTAAAATTGAGGAATTGGTAATTAACTCTCTTTTATAGGTCTATCCTCTATGGCGATTCCACGCATTTCTACCTCATTAACCCAAGGCTTAGCCATTCAAATGCACCCTAAAATGCTTTTAGCCATTTTATTACCTTTTCTTATTGCTATCTTTAGCATGATTATTTTATGGTCTTTTGCATGGACACCATTAAGTGATTGGTTATTAGCACAATTAAGTGGTTGGCGTTGGTTTGAGCAACTACAAAATGGTGGGGGTGATAGTTTTTTATTTATGCTTACTTCTAGTGTAAATAGCCTACTTTCTTTTATTAGTTTATCTGCTATAGGTGTGGTGATTGGTTTAGCGGCAGCAGCAATTATTGTGACACCGATTGCCGTGAAATATATTAGTAAAGCCTATTTTCCTCATCTCGCTAAAAAGGGGCAAAATGCCAATACTGTTAGTATTGCGAATGCCGTTAAAGTTTCTCTTATTTTTGTTTTTGGGTGGTTAATTACACTTCCTCTTTGGTTTTTCCCCTTAATGCCTATTGTTTTACCCCTTTTCTGGGCTGCCTATGCCTTTTCCCACATGTCACAAGTTGATGCCATTGTAGAACATGCTACAGCACAAGAACGTCAATATATTCTGACACATTATAAGAAAGAATTTTGGGGAATAGGCTTTATTTGTGCTTTATTAACCCTAATCCCCTTTATGGGATTTGTTGTGCCTGTTTTTTCAATTATTCTTTGCACACACTTTGGCTTATCTGCACTGGAACATTATCGTGAGACGGTTATACAGTCTATCCCTCCAGCACAGTAATACAGATGTAAGGCGGTTTTCTGATGAAATCGCCTTAATACTTTTCTTCTATCGATATATATATAAGTTCTACCATAACGGTATAGTATCAAAAAATCATTTGTTTTAAAAAAGAATAAAATTACATTACTTTTTTGCTTATATAGTCATACTCATTCAAACTATTCACTGCTTTCCTTATTTGCCTGAATAATTTTTTCTATCCATTTAACCATCGTTTCAGATTCCCATTTTTCAATAGAGGCAGGAGAATAAAGATAATCTAAAGTCTTATCCTTACACCAAGTAGAAAATACCCTACCGTTTAAAATAAGCTTAGCATTAACCAAAGAAGCCACCCCTTCCATGGCAAGACTTCCAGAGCTTACCTTATAAACAATGTAGTCTTCACCCTCTGCAAAGACATGGGATGCTGTTTGGTGTATGTTTTCTTTTTGTTGTCTAATAAATGCATCACCTATGTCTTTTCTTATTTCTTTCTCTTTTTGAGGCTTTGATTTCACCAACGGTTCAAACATCTTATGAAGCAAGTTAGAATATAAAGATACATCAGCTATATAACAGGCTTTTGCTATTCCCTTTTGCATCAACGTATCAGAACAACGCTTCCCTATATATCGTCCTGCCGGAACCCTACTACAATTTTTAACCCAATAAGGCTCTGGAGGAGGAAATATATAAGCTGCTAATAAAATACGCTGCTCCACTCCTACAGCTAATTGCTTATCTATCTCTATTTTAACCTGTGCTGAATCTACTTTAGAAAAATCAACTTTGTAAGCACCATCAGGATTGGGTAGAATAAACGTATCACTTTCTACCGTTATAATTTGATTTTGTTTTGTTTCTTCTTCCGTCTGAGAACTATATTTCAATAAAGAGGTCGTTTTATATTTCTCATAATTATATTCTTCATCTTTCCTCTCTTGGTTATCTTCAAAAGCCACAAGGCAAAACAAAGATAAAACAAGAGCAATCAATGTAAATTTTTTCATGTAGATCACAATTTAAAAAAGAAAAATAAGCAAAACCACATAGCGGTAGTAAAAAACGGAAACTTCCGTTTCTTAATACCACTTTAAAGGATTTCTATTTACAGCAAGCATATTCTTTTAAATCGCCTCAATACGTTGTCGATACAAACGCAATAACACTAACCCCGGTATAGCAATAAAGACCGTTAATAAAAAGAAATTTGCCCACCCCATCGTATTCACAATAGGTGGGGTTAAAGGACCAGCCAAAAACACACGCCCAACGGTTGATAATGCTGATAATAAGGCAAACTGTGTAGCAGTATATTTAATATTACATAGTCCCATAATCAAGGCAACAAAAGCAGCCGTACCCATACCGCCACAAAGATTTTCAAAACCAATGGCAAATGCCATAACAGGAAGATTTTGAGGAATTACCGCTACTAACCAATAAGCCAGGTTTGATAATGCCTGTAAAATACCAAATAGCATTAACGCACGATACAGACCTAATTTAGAAAGAATAGCCCCACCAAATAAAGCACCTACAATGGTTGCAATAACAGCCAAAATTTTATTAACCCAACCTACAGTTTCCGCTGAAAAACCTGCGCCTCGAATTAAAAAGGTTGTTGACAACGCACTTGCAAAAGCATCCCCTAATTTATACAGAATAATTAATAATAAAATTGCCCATGCCTCTGGTCGAGAGAAAAACTCTTTAAAAGGAACAATAAACGCTTCTTCTAATGTTCGTGGCGCTTGATTATATTTAGTATCAGGCGATAGCATGCTCACAAAGGCAAACACAAACATAAAACACCCCATCAGCATATACA encodes:
- the ilvD gene encoding dihydroxy-acid dehydratase codes for the protein MPAYRSKTSTHGRNMAGARALWRATGVKDDDFGKPIIAVVNSFTQFVPGHVHLKDMGQLVARQIEQAGGLAKEFNTIAIDDGIAMGHSGMLYSLPSRDLIADSVEYMVNAHCADAMVCISNCDKITPGMLMAAFRLNIPTIFVSGGPMEAGKVQAPDSEHVIKLDLVDAMIMAADPNVTDEETDTVERSACPTCGSCSGMFTANSMNCLTEALGLSLPGNGTVVATHASRKGLFEQAGRLIVDITKRYYEQDDASVLPRSIATKSAFENAMVLDVAMGGSTNTVLHLLAAAQEAGVDFTMKDIDAISRRVPCLCKVAPATNQYHIEDVHRAGGILGILAELNRAGLIHTNVNNIHSGTLGNAIEHWDVKGDQPSDEILQFYRASPGGIPTQTAFSQNRFYKTLDVDRQNGCIRDKAHAYSQDGGLAVLYGNVAENGCIVKTAGVDESILKFTGKAVVFESQEEATAGILGDKVKEGDVVIIRYEGPKGGPGMQEMLYPTSYLKSKGLGAKAALLTDGRFSGGSSGLVIGHASPEAAEGGNIALVEDGDEIQIDIPNRIIHLAISDEELAARRAKMEAKGDRAWKPENRERHVSVALQAYAAMATSADKGAVRDLNQLKRLK
- a CDS encoding EI24 domain-containing protein — translated: MAIPRISTSLTQGLAIQMHPKMLLAILLPFLIAIFSMIILWSFAWTPLSDWLLAQLSGWRWFEQLQNGGGDSFLFMLTSSVNSLLSFISLSAIGVVIGLAAAAIIVTPIAVKYISKAYFPHLAKKGQNANTVSIANAVKVSLIFVFGWLITLPLWFFPLMPIVLPLFWAAYAFSHMSQVDAIVEHATAQERQYILTHYKKEFWGIGFICALLTLIPFMGFVVPVFSIILCTHFGLSALEHYRETVIQSIPPAQ
- a CDS encoding AmpG family muropeptide MFS transporter, which translates into the protein MSFKQYFSPTMGSLLLLGIASGLPLALTGGTLQAWATVSEVSLKQIGFLTLVGMAYTFKFLWAPFIDRYVPPLFGRRKGWMILTQILLGIVLIGMGLLNPQQNLIWLALLATIVAFLSATQDIAFDAYSTEVLDKEERASGAAIRTLGYRIGMIVSGGLAMVIAERWLGWGGMYMLMGCFMFVFAFVSMLSPDTKYNQAPRTLEEAFIVPFKEFFSRPEAWAILLLIILYKLGDAFASALSTTFLIRGAGFSAETVGWVNKILAVIATIVGALFGGAILSKLGLYRALMLFGILQALSNLAYWLVAVIPQNLPVMAFAIGFENLCGGMGTAAFVALIMGLCNIKYTATQFALLSALSTVGRVFLAGPLTPPIVNTMGWANFFLLTVFIAIPGLVLLRLYRQRIEAI